In Carassius carassius chromosome 19, fCarCar2.1, whole genome shotgun sequence, a single genomic region encodes these proteins:
- the LOC132094753 gene encoding oligodendrocyte transcription factor 2-like produces the protein MDSDTSRVSSRPSSPEGDDLFLSAVKKSVGFSGAVSSTQSDSPPELRGTDLRGLSSADEDALSLKMLSKKDRKLLSESELQNMRLKINSRERKRMHDLNIAMDGLREVMPYAHGPSVRKLSKIATLLLARNYILMLSNSLEEMKRLVSEIYGGGSGAHHTGFHPSSCGTLTHAAGAPLPGHPAAVSHSSHPVHHPLLPPAVSTAACLSGPGLSAVRPHHGLLKAPSASAGALGAGFQHWGAGIPCPCSMCQVPPPHVSGMSTVSMPRLTSDSK, from the coding sequence ATGGACTCCGACACGAGCCGAGTGTCCAGTAGACCTTCTTCTCCTGAAGGCGACGATCTCTTCCTGTCCGCTGTCAAGAAGTCCGTGGGTTTCTCCGGCGCCGTGTCCTCCACGCAGAGCGATTCTCCTCCGGAGTTAAGAGGCACAGACCTGCGGGGCCTCTCCAGCGCCGACGAGGACGCGCTATCTCTGAAGATGCTCTCCAAAAAAGACCGTAAACTTCTATCCGAGTCCGAACTGCAGAACATGCGCCTCAAGATCAACAGCCGCGAAAGAAAACGCATGCACGATCTCAACATCGCAATGGACGGGCTCCGAGAGGTCATGCCCTATGCCCATGGGCCATCCGTGCGCAAGCTCTCCAAAATAGCCACCCTGCTGCTCGCGCGCAACTACATCCTTATGCTGAGCAACTCGCTGGAGGAGATGAAACGGCTCGTGAGCGAGATATACGGAGGAGGGAGCGGGGCTCATCACACCGGCTTCCATCCGTCCAGTTGTGGCACTCTTACGCACGCGGCGGGCGCTCCATTACCGGGTCACCCCGCTGCTGTCTCGCACTCATCTCACCCGGTGCACCATCCTCTGCTTCCACCAGCAGTCTCCACTGCCGCATGTCTCTCCGGCCCTGGTCTCTCAGCCGTCAGGCCGCATCACGGACTCCTCAAGGCACCATCAGCCAGCGCTGGCGCACTCGGCGCTGGGTTCCAGCACTGGGGTGCGGGGATCCCGTGTCCGTGCAGCATGTGCCAGGTTCCTCCGCCTCACGTGTCCGGTATGAGCACCGTCAGCATGCCACGACTGACCAGTGACTCAAAATGA